A region from the Candidatus Hydrogenedentota bacterium genome encodes:
- a CDS encoding IS1595 family transposase, giving the protein MVSDSYPTAGVDYPRNAQEFEGWFNSEAACRQYISRLRWPEGRYVCCRCKAQTLPWVTARGYLHCPDCGGEISVTSGTVFERSHTPLRTWFRAMWLLTGQKHGASAVGLQRALGLGSYETAWTMLHKLRRAMVRPGRERLHGKVEVDETYVGGVEHGGKEGRGTENKDVVIIAVEMREPRGLGRVRMRRIPDVSGAQLLSFICDAVKPGSEILTDGWAGYNKLAANGYRHNKIFLCDSVDPAHVLMPGVHRISSLLKRWILGTHQGAISGKHLDYYLDEYTFRFNRRTSASRGMLFYRLMQQAVATAPIPYRRIVGGDHNI; this is encoded by the coding sequence ATGGTATCAGATTCCTATCCAACAGCAGGCGTTGATTACCCTCGGAATGCGCAGGAGTTCGAGGGATGGTTCAACAGCGAGGCTGCCTGCCGACAGTATATATCTCGCCTGCGTTGGCCGGAAGGCCGATACGTTTGCTGTCGGTGCAAAGCACAGACGCTGCCCTGGGTCACGGCACGGGGATATCTGCACTGCCCGGATTGCGGTGGAGAGATTTCGGTGACCTCGGGCACCGTATTCGAAAGGAGCCATACACCGTTGCGGACTTGGTTTCGGGCCATGTGGCTGCTGACGGGACAAAAGCATGGGGCCAGCGCGGTCGGACTTCAAAGGGCCCTTGGCCTGGGCAGCTATGAGACGGCCTGGACCATGCTGCATAAACTGAGGCGCGCAATGGTCAGACCGGGTCGCGAGCGGCTTCATGGCAAGGTCGAGGTGGACGAAACGTATGTGGGCGGCGTTGAACATGGTGGAAAAGAGGGGCGTGGGACCGAGAACAAGGATGTTGTCATAATTGCCGTGGAAATGAGGGAGCCAAGAGGCCTTGGACGAGTCCGGATGCGCCGCATACCGGATGTGTCAGGGGCTCAACTTCTCTCCTTCATCTGCGATGCGGTCAAGCCGGGCAGCGAGATACTTACGGACGGTTGGGCTGGCTACAACAAACTGGCGGCGAACGGCTATAGACACAACAAAATCTTCCTTTGCGACAGTGTAGACCCTGCGCATGTGTTGATGCCGGGGGTGCATCGCATCTCGTCGCTCCTTAAGCGGTGGATTCTCGGGACGCACCAGGGTGCCATTAGCGGAAAACACTTGGATTACTATCTCGATGAGTACACCTTCCGGTTCAATCGCCGCACTTCAGCGTCACGCGGCATGCTGTTTTACAGGCTGATGCAGCAGGCGGTCGCCACAGCCCCCATCCCCTACAGAAGGATAGTTGGCGGCGACCACAACATATAG